From the genome of Opitutaceae bacterium, one region includes:
- a CDS encoding DUF1501 domain-containing protein, protein MNPLSEHHLNLTRRQFFGRTATGIGTAALASLLTRPLFSGVVNGPAKGAAITGLPHFAPKAKRVILLWQGGGPSQVDLYDHKPLLAKLRLQELPESVRSSARLSTMTSGQKKFPILPAIKPFKQYGKCGRWLSELLPHIGEISDELCFIHSMHTEAVNHSPGVTFCLTGSQIPGRPSMGAWLTYGLGSEVEDLPAFVVLTSADRQKTCGQLFYEHYWGSGFIPSKYQGVRLRSEGEPVLYLNDAPGLDRAQKRALLDDIAALNAHQFEQQADPEIETRIAQYEMAFKMQASVPGLLDLSKEAPQVIERYGPDVHRAGSYARNCLLARRLAERGVRFIQLMHSGWDQHNNLPTQLAIQCQDTDQPAAALIKDLKERGLLEDTLVICAAEFGRTVFVQGDVSKPAYGRDHLGTAFTIWMAGGGVKPGIAYGTTDDFSYSVVNDPVHVHDWQATVLHLLGIDHERLTYRFQGRQFRLTDVHGKVVKGVLA, encoded by the coding sequence ATGAATCCGCTTTCCGAACATCACCTTAACCTCACGCGCCGCCAGTTTTTTGGTCGCACCGCGACCGGCATCGGCACGGCGGCGCTCGCCTCGCTGCTGACGCGCCCCTTGTTCTCGGGTGTCGTCAACGGTCCGGCGAAAGGCGCCGCGATCACCGGCCTTCCGCACTTCGCGCCGAAGGCGAAGCGTGTCATCCTGCTCTGGCAGGGAGGCGGTCCCTCGCAGGTGGACCTCTACGACCACAAGCCCCTGCTCGCCAAGCTTCGACTTCAGGAGTTGCCGGAGTCGGTTCGAAGCTCGGCCCGGCTGTCCACGATGACGTCGGGGCAGAAGAAGTTTCCCATTCTTCCCGCGATCAAGCCGTTCAAGCAGTATGGGAAATGCGGGCGCTGGCTGTCGGAGCTGCTTCCCCATATCGGCGAAATCTCGGATGAGCTCTGCTTCATCCACTCCATGCACACGGAGGCGGTCAACCACTCCCCCGGAGTCACCTTCTGCCTAACCGGCTCGCAGATTCCGGGGCGTCCCTCCATGGGAGCCTGGCTCACCTATGGACTCGGCTCGGAGGTGGAGGATCTCCCGGCCTTTGTCGTGCTGACCTCCGCCGACCGGCAGAAGACCTGCGGACAATTGTTCTACGAGCACTACTGGGGAAGCGGCTTCATTCCCTCGAAATATCAGGGCGTGCGTCTGCGCAGCGAGGGCGAACCGGTGCTCTATCTCAACGATGCCCCGGGGCTCGATCGCGCGCAGAAGCGCGCGCTGCTCGACGACATTGCCGCGCTGAATGCGCATCAGTTCGAGCAGCAGGCGGACCCCGAGATTGAAACCCGCATTGCGCAGTACGAAATGGCTTTCAAGATGCAGGCGAGCGTTCCCGGCCTGCTCGACCTCAGCAAGGAGGCGCCGCAGGTGATCGAACGCTACGGGCCGGATGTGCATCGTGCGGGAAGCTATGCGCGCAACTGCCTGCTCGCGCGGCGGCTCGCGGAGCGCGGCGTGCGTTTCATCCAACTCATGCACAGCGGCTGGGACCAGCACAACAATCTGCCGACCCAGCTTGCGATCCAGTGCCAGGACACCGACCAGCCCGCGGCCGCCCTCATCAAGGATTTGAAGGAGCGCGGCCTGCTCGAGGACACGCTCGTGATCTGCGCCGCCGAGTTTGGTCGCACCGTGTTTGTGCAGGGCGATGTATCCAAGCCGGCCTATGGCCGCGATCACCTCGGCACCGCCTTCACCATCTGGATGGCGGGTGGGGGCGTGAAACCTGGCATCGCCTACGGCACGACCGACGACTTCAGCTACAGCGTCGTCAACGATCCCGTTCACGTGCACGACTGGCAGGCAACCGTGCTCCACCTGCTCGGCATCGATCACGAAAGACTGACATACCGCTTCCAGGGACGCCAGTTCCGTCTGACCGACGTGCATGGCAAGGTCGTGAAAGGCGTGCTGGCCTGA
- a CDS encoding beta-ketoacyl-[acyl-carrier-protein] synthase family protein encodes MARLPVVTGLGFITSIGNDRGSVIQSLRELRHGFEPHQFLNNPDLPVKVAGTLKGFSFPSPSWRDWSWPSRFAVDRELLRGLPPHGVYAMCAVQQALLEAGLMPGDLAGGDTGLFCASAGSPYLLSHFVQDMHATRGQRGNPMGIISSIAGTLNFNIAAFHKISGAVCGFVSACASSSHALGYAMDEIRLGRQRRMLVVGAEDMTDESILSFASLRALSTNPDPGKASRPFDQRRDGFVGTGGAVALVVEDADLARSRGARIQAELAGWGQAGDGHSVAASHPEGAGLREAMRRTLADGGVGVADINYVNAHATSTPAGDRSEALALQAVFTQGGARPRISSTKALTGHGLSLAGAMEAAFCVLALDEGFIPGCAHLENIDPVCEGLDLPRQSLDEAPSLVLNNSSGFGGSNVCHLLRKAR; translated from the coding sequence ATGGCACGCCTCCCCGTAGTCACGGGTCTCGGATTCATCACGAGCATCGGCAACGATCGCGGTTCAGTGATTCAAAGCCTGCGCGAGCTGCGCCACGGCTTTGAACCGCACCAGTTTCTCAACAATCCTGATCTGCCCGTGAAAGTCGCGGGCACGTTGAAGGGATTTTCGTTCCCGTCCCCGAGCTGGCGCGACTGGAGCTGGCCGTCCCGCTTCGCCGTCGATCGCGAACTGCTTCGCGGTCTGCCCCCTCACGGAGTCTATGCCATGTGCGCGGTGCAGCAGGCGCTGCTTGAGGCGGGCCTCATGCCCGGGGATCTCGCGGGCGGCGACACCGGGTTGTTCTGCGCCTCCGCGGGCTCGCCATACCTGCTCTCTCATTTTGTGCAGGACATGCATGCCACGCGCGGCCAGCGGGGAAATCCCATGGGGATCATTTCATCCATCGCCGGTACGCTGAACTTCAACATCGCCGCCTTCCACAAGATCTCCGGCGCGGTCTGCGGTTTTGTTTCCGCATGCGCCTCCTCAAGCCATGCGCTCGGCTATGCCATGGACGAGATCCGGCTCGGCCGTCAGCGGCGCATGCTCGTGGTGGGCGCGGAAGACATGACGGATGAGAGCATCCTTTCCTTCGCAAGCCTGCGCGCGCTCTCGACCAATCCCGATCCCGGAAAGGCATCGCGCCCCTTCGACCAGCGGCGCGATGGTTTTGTCGGCACCGGGGGTGCGGTTGCCCTCGTCGTTGAGGACGCCGACCTCGCGCGCAGCCGCGGGGCCCGCATCCAGGCGGAGCTCGCAGGCTGGGGTCAGGCCGGTGACGGTCACAGTGTCGCCGCCTCTCATCCCGAGGGTGCCGGTCTGCGCGAAGCCATGCGCAGGACACTGGCCGACGGTGGAGTCGGCGTCGCAGACATCAACTACGTCAACGCCCATGCAACCTCCACGCCCGCCGGCGACCGCTCGGAGGCGCTGGCGCTCCAGGCCGTTTTCACCCAAGGCGGCGCGCGACCTCGCATCTCCAGCACCAAGGCATTGACCGGTCACGGGCTCTCCCTCGCCGGCGCGATGGAGGCCGCGTTCTGCGTGCTTGCCCTCGACGAGGGATTCATACCCGGCTGCGCGCACCTGGAAAACATTGACCCCGTGTGCGAGGGTCTGGACCTGCCGCGGCAGTCTCTCGACGAAGCGCCCTCCCTGGTCCTGAACAACAGCAGCGGTTTCGGCGGAAGCAATGTCTGCCATCTGCTGCGCAAGGCACGTTGA
- a CDS encoding acyl carrier protein, with amino-acid sequence MEPSTPPSNDPPPSRSGTPRDKIRHFSQEVQDAFSAFETSRDPEVLDPVILAILDDYIPKKTEAPLSGFPGSTRLIEDLGFDSLAITEVVFFSEELFNITISNEELLQVRTLDDLRSFIRRKVSPAPAG; translated from the coding sequence ATGGAACCTTCCACCCCGCCATCGAACGACCCGCCGCCTTCCCGATCAGGCACGCCCCGAGACAAGATCCGCCATTTCTCGCAGGAGGTTCAGGATGCGTTCAGTGCGTTCGAAACCTCCCGCGATCCCGAGGTTCTCGATCCCGTGATACTCGCCATATTGGATGATTACATTCCGAAAAAGACCGAGGCGCCCCTCTCGGGATTCCCCGGCTCCACCCGTCTGATCGAGGATCTGGGATTCGACTCGCTGGCCATCACGGAAGTGGTCTTCTTCTCAGAGGAACTCTTCAACATCACAATTTCGAATGAGGAGCTTCTGCAGGTGCGCACCCTCGACGATCTGCGGAGCTTCATCCGCCGGAAGGTATCCCCGGCGCCTGCCGGCTGA
- a CDS encoding DUF488 domain-containing protein: MAVEFTTIGHSSRSLDEFIGMLRAADVTLLVDVRSFPRSRANPAFNIDCLPAELERAGIGYRHFSALGGRRSKQRAVDEGVNALWRMPSFHNYADYALGEEFGTAFDELVRLGRSRRIALMCAEAVWWRCHRRIITDYLLLNGHAVIHLMSPGRSEAATPTPGAQRTREGKVIYPAGPMKAESLNA, translated from the coding sequence ATGGCGGTGGAATTCACAACCATCGGACACTCCAGCCGCAGCCTCGATGAGTTCATCGGCATGCTACGCGCCGCGGACGTCACTCTCTTGGTCGATGTCCGCTCCTTTCCCCGATCCCGGGCGAATCCCGCATTCAACATTGACTGTCTGCCGGCGGAGCTTGAGCGAGCGGGAATCGGCTATCGTCACTTTTCCGCACTCGGTGGACGACGATCGAAGCAGCGCGCGGTCGATGAGGGAGTGAATGCGCTGTGGCGAATGCCGAGTTTCCACAACTACGCGGACTATGCGCTCGGGGAGGAGTTTGGCACTGCATTTGACGAGCTTGTACGGCTTGGGCGCAGCCGCCGCATCGCCTTGATGTGTGCGGAGGCGGTCTGGTGGCGGTGTCATCGTCGCATCATCACGGACTATCTTCTGCTGAACGGCCATGCGGTGATACACCTGATGTCCCCTGGCCGATCCGAAGCCGCGACGCCGACGCCGGGGGCCCAGCGCACCCGGGAAGGGAAGGTCATCTATCCGGCAGGACCAATGAAGGCGGAATCGCTCAATGCGTGA
- a CDS encoding class I SAM-dependent methyltransferase, with protein MRPHPPLKARYDNLADKPDYVNRLFDKGARHYDGIVDWGFFCTGGIYRKWVQQRHGLKSGARVLDVACGTGLVALAASRILGTAKDITCLDPSEGMLSVARRKLDATFVVGRAEALPFDDNSFDFLTMGYALRHVTDLETTFREYRRVLKPGGRLLILEVTKPPGRISGFAFKTYFGRIYPALTQLFTRSADAREMMRYYWETMDACVVPETVLSALASVGLTEVNRHTQLGLFSEYTATKSSDT; from the coding sequence GTGCGTCCGCATCCGCCCTTAAAAGCCCGATACGACAATCTGGCGGACAAGCCCGATTACGTGAACCGTCTCTTCGACAAAGGAGCACGCCACTACGACGGCATCGTCGACTGGGGATTCTTTTGCACGGGGGGCATTTACCGCAAATGGGTGCAGCAGCGCCATGGCCTGAAATCCGGTGCCCGCGTGCTCGATGTGGCCTGCGGGACGGGTTTGGTCGCCCTTGCCGCATCGCGCATCCTGGGAACCGCGAAAGACATCACGTGCCTCGATCCCAGCGAGGGCATGCTCTCGGTTGCCCGCAGGAAACTGGATGCAACCTTCGTCGTTGGACGCGCGGAGGCGCTGCCTTTCGATGACAACAGCTTCGATTTTCTGACAATGGGTTATGCCTTGCGGCACGTCACCGATCTCGAAACGACATTTCGGGAATACCGGCGTGTCCTGAAACCGGGCGGGCGCCTGCTCATTCTTGAGGTGACAAAGCCGCCTGGCAGAATTTCCGGTTTTGCTTTCAAAACCTATTTTGGGCGCATCTATCCGGCCCTCACACAGTTGTTCACCCGCAGCGCCGACGCTCGGGAGATGATGCGTTACTATTGGGAGACGATGGACGCCTGCGTGGTGCCGGAGACGGTTCTTTCCGCTCTTGCATCGGTGGGATTGACGGAGGTGAATCGCCACACGCAACTGGGACTTTTCAGCGAATACACAGCAACCAAATCATCCGACACCTGA
- a CDS encoding acyl carrier protein (Involved in the biosynthetic pathways of fatty acids, phospholipids, lipopolysaccharides, and oligosaccharides), which translates to MSDPLLLRLKTLIVTTLKLEDVRPEDIPDDEPLIGSPRFGLDSIDALELVLALEKEFGVKIGNSEESRNALANVRTIAAFIHSHSAGKA; encoded by the coding sequence ATGTCAGACCCGCTCCTGCTCCGACTCAAGACCCTGATTGTCACCACGCTGAAGCTGGAGGACGTCAGGCCCGAGGACATTCCCGACGACGAGCCGCTGATTGGTTCACCGCGCTTCGGACTCGACTCGATCGACGCGCTGGAGCTTGTCCTCGCGCTTGAAAAGGAATTCGGAGTGAAGATCGGCAACAGCGAGGAGTCGCGCAACGCGCTAGCAAACGTGCGAACGATCGCCGCCTTTATTCACTCCCACTCCGCCGGCAAGGCGTAG
- a CDS encoding DUF1553 domain-containing protein codes for MTTELPPAIQHRILKWRGACVAVIVLVAVNSWAAETVDYSRDIRPILSENCFQCHGQDPAKREAKLRLDTLEGQRKDDTVVPGKPDDSELIYRIFSDEEDVRMPPRKSHRSLTDAQRSLLRRWVEEGAPFSPHWAFTRIERPKLPVVKQKGWAVNPIDLFVLAKLEQEQLKPSAEASRETLIRRVTLDLTGLPPTLAEIDAFLRDRRPGAYERVVDRLLASPRYGERMALPWLDAARYADSNGFQQDGDTFQWIWRDWVVNAMNANMPFDEFTIEQLAGDLLPNPTVEQRIATAFNRNHLLNGEGGAIPEEQRNVTLFDRVDTTSTNWLGLTMACAQCHDHKFDPISQKDYYAMMAAFNQVPETGVVSGGAYKVRVANPILDLITPQQLARIDELEKYLGSPLVEEKVKAWMTEWEKQVVADPNYDNVVIKKIVERPSAERTATQTAMARRAFIQTRLKEIDAPLASQFDELELLKNDEHPRLMVMEDGPHRDTFILDRGNYEAPRAKVEFATPEFLPPLSAGAPHNRLGLARWLVSPEQPLTARVIVNRYWQTFFGLGLIKTSEDFGVQGEPPVHRALLDWLAAEFRESGWNVKALHRLIVTSATYRQSSKSNSILNEHDPQNRLFARGPRFRLPAMLIRDQALAVSGLLVNKLGGKPVYPYQPADIWGSLAITKERDFTYPQSHGADLYRRSLYTFWRRTVAPANIFNASSRNTCTVRTTLTSTPLHALTTLNDPTFVEAARVLAAHVIKDGGRRSTSRIRMAFRLVLARQPDGEELKLLKTSLGRQLKRFRADASSAREFLAIGDHPVDPSIDPAEHAAYAALCLAILNLDEALTKS; via the coding sequence ATGACAACTGAGCTCCCTCCCGCCATCCAGCACCGGATTCTCAAATGGCGTGGAGCCTGCGTGGCGGTCATCGTGCTGGTCGCGGTCAATTCCTGGGCAGCCGAAACGGTCGACTACTCCCGTGACATTCGGCCGATCCTCTCGGAAAACTGCTTCCAGTGTCACGGTCAGGATCCCGCCAAACGCGAGGCCAAGCTGCGGCTCGATACGCTGGAAGGCCAGCGCAAGGACGACACGGTCGTCCCGGGCAAGCCGGACGACAGCGAGCTGATCTACCGGATTTTTTCCGACGAGGAGGACGTGCGGATGCCACCGCGGAAGTCGCATCGCTCCCTCACCGATGCGCAAAGGAGCCTGCTCCGCCGCTGGGTCGAGGAGGGCGCGCCGTTCTCGCCGCATTGGGCGTTCACGAGGATCGAGCGACCCAAACTTCCCGTCGTGAAACAGAAGGGGTGGGCGGTCAATCCGATCGACCTGTTTGTCCTCGCGAAACTCGAACAGGAGCAGTTGAAGCCTTCAGCCGAGGCAAGCCGTGAGACGCTCATCCGGCGCGTCACGCTCGATCTCACCGGGCTGCCGCCAACGCTCGCCGAGATCGATGCTTTTCTCCGGGATCGCAGGCCGGGCGCTTACGAGCGCGTCGTCGACCGTCTCCTGGCCTCCCCGCGCTACGGAGAGCGAATGGCGCTGCCCTGGCTGGATGCGGCGCGCTATGCGGACTCCAACGGCTTCCAGCAGGACGGCGACACGTTTCAATGGATCTGGCGCGACTGGGTCGTGAACGCGATGAATGCGAACATGCCCTTCGATGAGTTCACGATCGAGCAACTCGCGGGCGACCTGCTTCCAAATCCGACGGTTGAGCAGCGCATTGCGACGGCATTCAACCGCAATCACCTGCTCAACGGCGAGGGCGGTGCGATTCCGGAGGAACAGCGAAATGTCACCCTCTTCGACCGGGTCGACACCACGTCGACAAACTGGCTCGGCCTCACGATGGCCTGCGCCCAGTGTCACGATCACAAGTTCGATCCAATTTCCCAGAAGGACTATTATGCGATGATGGCGGCCTTCAACCAGGTGCCGGAGACCGGCGTCGTTTCGGGCGGAGCCTACAAGGTTCGTGTCGCCAATCCCATCCTTGATCTGATCACGCCGCAGCAGCTCGCGCGCATCGACGAACTGGAGAAGTACCTCGGCTCCCCGCTCGTTGAGGAAAAGGTCAAGGCGTGGATGACGGAATGGGAAAAACAGGTGGTCGCGGATCCAAACTATGACAATGTCGTCATCAAGAAAATCGTTGAGCGCCCGTCGGCGGAGCGAACCGCAACGCAGACCGCAATGGCGCGACGCGCCTTCATTCAGACGCGGCTCAAGGAGATCGATGCGCCGCTTGCCTCGCAGTTTGATGAATTGGAGCTGCTGAAGAACGACGAGCACCCGCGCCTGATGGTCATGGAGGACGGTCCGCATCGCGACACGTTCATCCTTGACCGGGGAAACTACGAGGCACCCCGCGCGAAGGTGGAGTTTGCCACGCCTGAGTTTCTTCCACCGCTTTCCGCTGGTGCTCCCCACAACCGTCTCGGCCTGGCCCGCTGGCTCGTCAGTCCGGAACAGCCGCTGACCGCACGCGTCATCGTCAACCGATACTGGCAGACCTTCTTCGGTCTCGGCCTGATCAAGACCAGCGAGGACTTCGGGGTCCAGGGCGAGCCGCCCGTGCACCGCGCCCTGCTGGACTGGCTCGCCGCGGAATTCCGCGAGAGCGGATGGAACGTCAAGGCGCTGCACCGGCTGATTGTGACGAGCGCGACGTATCGGCAGAGTTCGAAATCGAACAGCATCCTGAACGAGCATGATCCACAGAACAGGCTGTTCGCCCGCGGCCCCCGTTTTCGCCTGCCCGCCATGCTGATCCGGGATCAGGCACTCGCCGTCAGCGGGCTGCTCGTGAACAAGCTTGGCGGCAAGCCGGTGTACCCGTACCAGCCGGCGGACATCTGGGGTTCGCTCGCGATCACGAAGGAACGCGACTTCACCTATCCGCAGTCCCACGGCGCCGACCTGTATCGTCGCAGCCTGTACACTTTCTGGAGGCGGACCGTTGCGCCGGCGAACATCTTCAACGCGTCGTCGCGCAACACCTGTACGGTGCGAACGACGCTCACCAGCACGCCCCTGCATGCGCTGACCACACTCAACGATCCGACGTTCGTCGAGGCCGCGCGCGTGCTCGCAGCTCACGTCATCAAGGATGGCGGGCGACGTTCAACCAGCCGAATACGCATGGCCTTCCGCCTGGTGCTCGCGCGTCAGCCGGATGGCGAGGAGTTGAAACTTCTGAAGACCAGCCTCGGCAGGCAACTGAAACGCTTTCGCGCCGACGCTTCGTCGGCGCGCGAATTCCTGGCGATCGGCGATCATCCGGTCGACCCGTCCATCGACCCCGCCGAGCACGCGGCCTATGCCGCGCTCTGCCTGGCCATCCTCAACCTCGATGAAGCCCTGACCAAGTCATGA